A segment of the uncultured Desulfobulbus sp. genome:
TTTTATGACCTTCCCTTTTTGCCTCAGCATTTCAAGCTTCATCACCAATTGATCACCAGGTCGTACAACCCGACGAAATCGGGCTTTATCCAAACCGGCAAAGTAAACCAGGCGACCAATCATGTCATCATCGGTGAGGCAGGCCAAAATACCTCCAACCTGCGCCATTGCTTCTAAAATCAGTACGCCAGGCATGACAGGTTCACCAGGAAAATGCCCCTGAAAAAATGGCTCATTTATGGTCACGTTTTTAATACCAGTGATGGTTTTCCCCTGGTCAAATT
Coding sequences within it:
- the fabZ gene encoding 3-hydroxyacyl-ACP dehydratase FabZ translates to MEIELPVDIKKIMKILPHRYPFLLVDRIVEFDQGKTITGIKNVTINEPFFQGHFPGEPVMPGVLILEAMAQVGGILACLTDDDMIGRLVYFAGLDKARFRRVVRPGDQLVMKLEMLRQKGKVIKMAGKAYVDNQLATEAELMASFA